A region from the Thermanaeromonas sp. C210 genome encodes:
- a CDS encoding IS1634 family transposase: protein MFIKITKSRDHQYVQLVRSYRENGVVKHKVLLNLGRLDEIENNPSFQRLGKRLLELSKAREVTSLANFSEAQIKNWGYVVYRKIWNQFELPELLKEISAKHKVQFSLSDASFLMVVQHLLEPRSKLGTYNHQQRYASLPDVALNHLYRSLDLLSEHKELLEEEMFRKNRHLFNMKVDVVFYDVTTFSFASVKADTLRDFGFSKDGKYNEVQVVLGLLIDCEGRPIGYELFPGNTFDGKTLEAALEKLEKRFGLRRVIIVADRGINSKLNLKRIVERNYSYIFAARIKKMKKEITDMILDEDGYQEIKDDEEGEVLRYKVIEYINEFTAEGEKYQLPEKLIVTYSSRRAEKDRSDRERLIEKAQSLLESKAKIRASNKRGGKKYLKEVDCTGTWVLDEEAINWDQQFDGYYGIQTNEKEMSAKDILDAYHNLWRIEESFRVMKSTLEVRPVFHWTERRIKGHFVICFLAFLLERTLESKLRQAGENASPVEIREALNSLNFAEVEIEGETFFIKTKGTELSKKILRLMRIAPPANITRVEEFASRWQGQA, encoded by the coding sequence ATGTTCATCAAGATAACTAAATCTAGGGACCACCAGTACGTTCAGTTGGTTCGGTCTTACCGGGAAAACGGTGTTGTCAAACACAAGGTCCTTTTAAATCTCGGCCGCCTGGATGAGATTGAAAACAACCCCAGCTTTCAAAGATTGGGAAAGCGCCTTTTAGAATTGTCCAAGGCCAGGGAGGTGACCAGTTTAGCGAACTTCTCTGAGGCGCAGATCAAGAACTGGGGTTATGTGGTCTACCGGAAGATCTGGAACCAATTTGAACTACCCGAACTGCTGAAAGAGATTAGTGCCAAACACAAGGTCCAATTCAGCTTAAGTGACGCGAGTTTTCTGATGGTCGTCCAGCACCTCCTTGAGCCCAGGAGCAAACTGGGCACCTACAACCACCAGCAACGTTATGCCAGTTTGCCCGACGTGGCTTTGAACCACCTCTATCGCTCCCTGGATTTACTCAGTGAGCACAAAGAATTGCTGGAAGAAGAGATGTTCCGGAAGAACCGCCACCTTTTCAACATGAAAGTAGATGTGGTATTTTACGACGTAACGACCTTTTCCTTTGCCAGCGTCAAAGCCGATACTTTACGAGATTTTGGCTTCAGTAAAGACGGCAAGTACAACGAAGTCCAGGTGGTACTGGGTTTACTTATTGATTGCGAAGGTCGGCCCATAGGCTATGAGCTTTTCCCCGGCAATACCTTTGACGGTAAAACCCTGGAAGCAGCCTTAGAAAAGCTGGAAAAACGTTTTGGCCTGCGCCGGGTAATTATCGTGGCGGACCGGGGGATTAACAGCAAGCTCAATTTAAAGCGCATAGTAGAACGTAACTACAGCTACATTTTTGCCGCCCGCATTAAGAAGATGAAGAAAGAGATTACCGATATGATCCTGGACGAAGACGGCTATCAGGAGATCAAGGACGACGAAGAAGGAGAAGTCCTTCGCTACAAGGTTATCGAATACATAAACGAGTTCACCGCTGAAGGAGAAAAATACCAATTACCCGAAAAACTGATCGTCACCTACTCCAGCCGGCGGGCGGAGAAAGACCGGTCCGACCGGGAAAGGTTAATCGAGAAGGCCCAAAGCCTTTTAGAAAGCAAGGCTAAAATCCGGGCCAGCAATAAACGCGGCGGCAAGAAATACCTCAAAGAAGTAGATTGTACCGGCACCTGGGTGCTGGACGAAGAAGCAATTAACTGGGACCAACAATTTGACGGCTACTACGGCATCCAGACCAACGAGAAAGAGATGAGCGCCAAAGACATTCTGGATGCTTACCACAACCTGTGGCGGATTGAAGAATCCTTCCGCGTCATGAAAAGCACCCTGGAAGTACGACCGGTTTTCCATTGGACCGAAAGGCGGATTAAGGGGCACTTTGTAATCTGTTTCCTGGCCTTTCTTCTCGAACGCACCCTGGAATCCAAGCTCCGGCAAGCTGGAGAAAACGCCTCGCCGGTAGAGATCCGGGAAGCGTTAAACTCCCTCAACTTTGCCGAGGTGGAAATCGAAGGAGAAACCTTCTTTATTAAGACCAAGGGTACAGAGTTAAGCAAAAAGATCCTGCGCCTGATGCGAATCGCTCCCCCTGCCAATATCACTCGTGTAGAAGAGTTTGCTTCTCGCTGGCAGGGCCAGGCGTAG
- the flgL gene encoding flagellar hook-associated protein FlgL — protein sequence MRVTNRMLISNVLTNINNNLQHMSKAQKQMSSGKRVSRPSDDPIVVARVLSFKTALAQQDQYDKNMADARGWLDASESALNMATATLQRARELAVYGANGTMPEASMQALAAEVDQLIDELVQTANTSYGGRFLFGGTVTTSAPFQRTFEGTEETVSYNGNTGSLDWEVAQGVTITVNENGNKVFMEAVGPEGSKKSVFKLLFELKDALVGNDHSAVGDTIADFDQAIDHLLNIRATLGAKSRRLEMAQERLFVAKIGLTETMSKLEDIDLAETVMYYKNAENVYQAALATAAMVLQPSLVHYLR from the coding sequence ATGCGGGTTACCAACCGCATGCTTATAAGTAACGTCCTCACCAACATCAACAACAACCTGCAGCATATGAGCAAGGCCCAGAAACAGATGTCCTCGGGCAAGAGGGTGAGCCGGCCTTCCGACGACCCCATAGTGGTGGCCCGGGTCCTTTCCTTTAAGACCGCCCTGGCCCAGCAGGACCAGTACGACAAGAACATGGCCGATGCCCGGGGCTGGCTGGATGCTTCCGAAAGCGCCCTCAACATGGCCACGGCTACTTTGCAGCGTGCCCGGGAGCTGGCGGTGTACGGGGCCAACGGCACCATGCCGGAGGCCTCTATGCAGGCCTTGGCCGCCGAAGTGGACCAGCTCATCGACGAGCTGGTCCAGACGGCCAACACTTCCTACGGGGGAAGGTTCCTCTTCGGCGGCACCGTAACTACTTCCGCACCTTTTCAGCGCACGTTTGAGGGCACAGAAGAGACAGTTTCTTACAACGGCAACACCGGTTCCCTCGATTGGGAAGTAGCCCAGGGGGTAACCATTACCGTTAACGAGAACGGGAACAAGGTCTTCATGGAAGCCGTGGGGCCCGAGGGATCGAAGAAGAGCGTTTTCAAGCTCCTCTTTGAGTTGAAAGATGCCCTGGTGGGCAACGATCATTCCGCGGTGGGTGACACCATCGCCGACTTCGACCAGGCCATCGACCATCTCTTAAACATCCGGGCCACCCTGGGGGCCAAAAGCAGGCGGTTGGAGATGGCCCAGGAGCGTCTCTTTGTAGCTAAAATCGGCCTGACGGAAACCATGTCCAAACTGGAGGACATCGACCTGGCCGAAACGGTCATGTATTACAAGAACGCGGAAAACGTCTACCAGGCCGCCCTGGCTACTGCGGCCATGGTCCTCCAGCCCAGCCTGGTCCACTACCTGCGCTAA
- the flgK gene encoding flagellar hook-associated protein FlgK has translation MSGGTFFGINTALRGLMVHQRALQTTSHNVANASTEGYTRQRVVMVPTLAYPVPAMNRPGGQGWQVGTGVDVQEIRRIRDEFLDSQVRRETGTLGRWEQIKYVLEQVEIVFNEPSDTGLSTLLSQFWASWQELAKNAESSPVRMTVIETAVALAEAFNHSARQLENIKGDIEDAIELKVEEVASLCRQIADLNVQIKNVVAAGDRPNDLLDRRDLLLDRLSKILDFTVEHNSDGTINIKVGGTSLVEGDRVELPASWNSLTLQVDDATHQAKLTITVDDTGNGGSTSFEITIKGGELLGLGEAYKLVEGYRKDLDTLAKELAGAVNQIHKEGYGLDGSSQRDFFVPAGGGNINAGNISVKDELQENPMLIAADSNGVRIPEELGSDAVGEGLDPGTKYKILVSGNTLELQKSTDGGTKWTSIGSGVTVNTWDGTTTVTLGDNSERITFTISSSSPGDGEYTVTLSPGDGSNALKIAQLQHQIIQGLGTTFDDYYKNFTARLGVTAHEAGRMVVNQQALVDQLAGRRESISGVALDEEMTYMIQFQRGYEAAARVMTVLDEMLDTLINRMAAH, from the coding sequence ATGTCCGGAGGAACCTTTTTCGGTATCAATACGGCCCTGCGGGGCCTTATGGTCCACCAGAGGGCCCTGCAGACTACCTCCCACAACGTAGCCAACGCCAGCACTGAGGGCTATACCCGCCAGCGGGTAGTCATGGTACCCACCCTGGCCTATCCCGTACCCGCCATGAACCGCCCCGGCGGCCAGGGGTGGCAGGTGGGCACGGGGGTGGACGTTCAGGAGATACGGCGCATAAGGGATGAGTTTTTGGACAGCCAGGTGCGCCGGGAAACCGGTACCCTGGGCCGGTGGGAACAGATAAAGTACGTCCTGGAACAGGTGGAAATCGTCTTCAACGAGCCCTCCGACACAGGCCTCAGCACCCTCTTGAGCCAGTTCTGGGCCTCCTGGCAGGAGCTCGCCAAGAATGCCGAGAGTTCCCCCGTTCGAATGACTGTGATAGAAACGGCCGTGGCTCTGGCCGAAGCCTTTAACCACAGCGCCCGCCAGCTGGAGAATATCAAAGGAGACATCGAGGACGCCATCGAGTTGAAGGTCGAGGAAGTAGCTTCCTTATGCCGTCAGATCGCCGATCTCAACGTGCAGATTAAGAACGTCGTCGCGGCAGGAGACCGGCCCAACGACCTCCTGGACAGGCGGGACCTCCTCCTCGACCGGCTGAGCAAAATCCTCGATTTTACGGTCGAGCATAATTCCGATGGTACTATTAATATAAAAGTTGGGGGGACTTCCCTGGTAGAGGGAGACCGGGTAGAGCTCCCCGCCAGCTGGAACAGTTTGACGCTTCAAGTGGATGATGCCACCCACCAGGCTAAGTTAACAATTACGGTGGACGATACAGGGAACGGCGGGTCTACCTCCTTTGAGATTACCATCAAGGGAGGCGAGCTCCTCGGCTTGGGTGAAGCCTACAAGTTGGTAGAGGGGTACCGCAAGGACCTGGACACCCTGGCGAAAGAACTGGCCGGAGCCGTCAACCAAATTCATAAAGAAGGATACGGCCTTGACGGTTCTTCCCAGCGGGACTTTTTCGTGCCTGCAGGAGGGGGCAATATAAACGCCGGCAACATTTCGGTGAAGGATGAACTACAAGAAAACCCCATGCTCATCGCAGCGGACAGCAACGGTGTGCGTATTCCTGAGGAACTCGGCTCCGACGCCGTTGGCGAAGGCCTCGATCCGGGCACTAAGTACAAGATACTTGTCTCCGGCAACACACTGGAACTTCAAAAATCAACCGATGGCGGTACGAAATGGACAAGTATAGGTAGTGGCGTCACCGTAAATACCTGGGACGGCACCACGACAGTCACATTGGGCGATAATAGTGAGCGTATCACATTTACCATCAGTAGTTCCTCACCTGGGGATGGAGAATATACCGTCACCCTTTCTCCCGGAGACGGCAGCAACGCCCTTAAAATCGCCCAGCTCCAACACCAGATAATACAAGGTCTGGGCACCACCTTTGACGACTACTACAAGAACTTTACCGCCCGGCTGGGGGTGACGGCCCACGAGGCGGGGCGCATGGTGGTGAATCAGCAGGCCCTCGTGGACCAGCTGGCGGGCCGCCGGGAATCCATTTCCGGTGTGGCCCTGGACGAAGAAATGACTTACATGATCCAGTTCCAGCGGGGCTATGAGGCGGCCGCCCGGGTCATGACGGTGCTGGACGAAATGCTGGACACCCTCATTAACCGCATGGCGGCCCACTGA
- a CDS encoding flagellar protein FlgN: MKEDLAEVLTRELDLLLRLRDASLKEQEYLRQDHLEGIEEMVVVKEQLIKEISVLEGERQRLHHELAAAAGISPEAGLRELLEAGVGSREMAALGEKMRSVVAELREINETNSLLIGQSLAYARKMLGLLTPYLEQRPPVLDKSV; the protein is encoded by the coding sequence ATGAAAGAAGACCTGGCCGAGGTCCTAACCCGGGAGCTGGACCTTCTGTTGCGGCTGCGGGATGCCTCGCTTAAGGAACAGGAATATCTGCGGCAGGACCACCTTGAAGGAATAGAAGAGATGGTGGTTGTCAAAGAGCAGCTTATCAAGGAAATCAGCGTCCTCGAGGGGGAGCGGCAGCGCCTCCACCACGAGCTCGCCGCGGCTGCTGGTATTTCCCCGGAGGCGGGCCTGCGGGAGCTCCTTGAGGCCGGCGTCGGAAGTCGGGAAATGGCTGCCCTGGGCGAGAAAATGCGGTCGGTGGTGGCGGAGCTCCGTGAGATAAACGAGACCAATTCCTTGCTCATCGGCCAGTCTCTGGCCTACGCCCGCAAGATGCTGGGTCTTTTGACCCCTTACCTGGAGCAGCGCCCGCCGGTGCTCGATAAGAGCGTATAG
- the flgM gene encoding flagellar biosynthesis anti-sigma factor FlgM, whose product MKINGQSPINLPLILEAYRRPARPEAKEPEVGCDRAEISPRARQLQELVRLISELPAVRADKVEELRAKISSGNYRVSLEDLAESLWRELKS is encoded by the coding sequence TTGAAGATTAACGGACAGAGCCCCATCAACTTACCCCTCATATTGGAGGCCTATCGCCGGCCCGCCAGGCCTGAGGCCAAGGAGCCCGAGGTGGGGTGCGACCGGGCGGAAATTTCTCCCCGCGCCCGCCAGTTGCAGGAACTGGTGCGCCTTATTTCCGAGCTGCCCGCGGTGCGGGCGGACAAGGTGGAAGAATTGAGGGCTAAAATCTCCTCGGGGAATTACCGCGTTTCCCTGGAGGATTTGGCGGAAAGCCTTTGGCGGGAGTTGAAATCATGA
- a CDS encoding chemotaxis protein CheA codes for MSGFDMSQYLGIFLDETEEQLQQLDEAVVLLEQDPDNRELLNKIFRIAHTLKGSSASMGFEKMATLTHRMESVLDALRRGELRVTSGTIDLLLACLDKLRELKAQLASGHEGEVDTSDLVGRLEEMMAGERGGDDGSPSPAFEPLRLDDVEENVVRAAEIRGYRAYEIRVELEADCRMKGARAFLVFNNLKDLGEVVKSEPHTQELEAEKFGNTFRLVFLSKEDADTVANVIKSISEIKDVTVRPLSLEEGVAQVEERREAAAGAIPLPEGGEAEPGIQRSPERRVTQTVRVDVQRLESLMNLVGELVIDRTRLAEVGNNLKVRLGNEELVEMLEEISLHIGRITSDLQEEIMKARMFPIDQVFNRFPRMVRDLAQKAGKEINFIVEGRETELDRTVIEEIGDPLIHLLRNAIDHGIEEPEERVRLGKPRYGTVVLKAFHQENQIVIIVEDDGRGMDAEQLKRRAVEKGLLSPEGAARLTKREALDLIFLPGFSTSDRITDVSGRGVGMDIVRAHLEKINGTIDIQTTPGKGTRFTIKLPLTLAINRSLLVTLGDRVYAFPLANVVEIIEVEPSQVRRVQNREVTVVRGQVLPLVHLAAALGLKGERAVPGDKAAVVIVGLAEKRVGFIVDSLIGEQEIVIKSLGNYIGKIPGIAGATIMGDGRVALILDIHSLIEHLGTAGERQLAS; via the coding sequence ATGAGCGGGTTCGACATGTCCCAGTACCTGGGCATTTTCCTGGACGAAACCGAGGAGCAGCTCCAGCAGCTGGATGAGGCCGTCGTTCTCCTGGAGCAGGACCCGGACAACCGGGAGTTGCTCAACAAGATTTTCCGCATAGCTCATACCCTCAAGGGTTCGTCGGCTTCCATGGGTTTTGAAAAGATGGCCACCCTCACCCACCGCATGGAGAGCGTCCTCGATGCCCTCCGCCGGGGGGAGCTTAGGGTAACGTCCGGTACCATCGATCTCCTGCTGGCCTGTCTGGATAAACTGAGAGAGCTAAAGGCTCAGCTGGCAAGCGGCCATGAGGGAGAAGTGGATACTTCGGACCTGGTGGGGCGTCTGGAGGAGATGATGGCGGGTGAAAGGGGAGGGGACGATGGATCACCCTCGCCCGCCTTTGAACCCCTGCGGCTGGACGACGTAGAAGAAAACGTCGTCCGGGCCGCCGAGATCCGGGGCTACCGGGCCTACGAGATAAGAGTGGAACTGGAAGCCGACTGCCGCATGAAGGGGGCCCGGGCCTTCCTGGTGTTCAACAACTTAAAAGATCTGGGTGAAGTTGTCAAGAGCGAGCCCCATACCCAGGAGCTGGAAGCGGAGAAATTCGGGAATACCTTTCGGCTGGTTTTTTTAAGCAAGGAAGATGCCGACACCGTGGCCAACGTAATCAAGTCCATATCGGAGATAAAGGACGTTACGGTGCGGCCGCTGAGCCTGGAGGAAGGGGTGGCCCAGGTCGAAGAAAGGCGGGAGGCCGCGGCCGGCGCCATACCCTTACCGGAGGGCGGAGAGGCCGAGCCCGGCATCCAGCGTTCTCCGGAACGCCGGGTTACCCAGACGGTGAGGGTGGACGTTCAGCGCCTGGAGTCCCTGATGAACCTGGTCGGCGAGCTGGTTATCGACCGCACCCGCCTGGCGGAGGTCGGTAATAACCTGAAGGTGCGCCTGGGCAACGAAGAGCTCGTGGAGATGCTGGAGGAGATTTCCCTGCACATCGGCCGGATAACCTCCGACCTGCAGGAGGAGATCATGAAGGCCCGCATGTTTCCCATCGACCAGGTCTTTAACCGCTTCCCCCGCATGGTCCGGGACCTAGCCCAAAAGGCGGGTAAAGAGATCAACTTTATCGTTGAGGGCCGGGAGACTGAGTTGGACCGCACGGTCATCGAAGAGATCGGGGATCCCCTCATCCACCTCCTCCGCAATGCCATTGACCACGGCATCGAAGAACCGGAGGAGAGGGTACGCCTCGGCAAACCGCGTTACGGCACGGTAGTCCTCAAAGCCTTTCACCAGGAAAACCAGATAGTAATCATTGTGGAAGACGACGGCCGGGGGATGGATGCCGAACAGCTCAAGCGCCGGGCGGTGGAGAAGGGGTTGCTGTCGCCGGAAGGGGCGGCCAGGCTGACCAAACGCGAGGCCCTGGACCTCATATTCCTGCCGGGCTTTTCTACTTCCGACCGGATTACCGACGTCTCCGGCCGCGGGGTGGGCATGGATATCGTCCGGGCCCACCTGGAGAAAATCAACGGTACCATTGATATTCAGACCACCCCCGGCAAGGGCACGCGCTTTACCATTAAGCTACCCCTAACCTTGGCCATCAACCGTTCCCTCCTGGTGACCCTGGGCGACCGAGTCTACGCCTTCCCCCTGGCCAATGTGGTGGAAATTATCGAGGTGGAGCCTTCCCAGGTGAGGCGGGTCCAGAACCGGGAGGTGACCGTGGTCCGCGGCCAGGTTTTGCCCCTCGTACACCTGGCGGCGGCCCTGGGCCTCAAGGGAGAGCGGGCGGTGCCGGGGGACAAGGCCGCAGTGGTTATCGTCGGCCTGGCCGAAAAGCGGGTAGGCTTTATCGTGGATTCCCTTATCGGCGAGCAGGAGATAGTCATCAAGTCCCTGGGCAATTACATCGGCAAGATACCCGGTATTGCCGGGGCCACCATCATGGGCGACGGGCGGGTAGCCTTAATCCTGGACATCCATAGCCTGATTGAGCACCTGGGAACTGCGGGAGAAAGGCAGTTGGCCAGTTAG
- a CDS encoding chemotaxis protein CheW, producing MEQLVVFQLAGETYGVDIAHVHEIIRLQPITEVPRTPDFVEGVINLRGRIIPVIDLHKRFGLPAAEAGNSTRIMVVDVKGITVGMIVDAVSEVVRLPEENIEPPPPIIQGVDVAYLRGVGKWGDKLIILLDLERVLRESEHEQLKEQVAAGVAET from the coding sequence GTGGAACAGTTGGTAGTTTTCCAGCTTGCCGGAGAAACCTACGGTGTGGATATCGCCCATGTCCATGAAATCATCCGCCTACAACCTATTACGGAGGTCCCGCGTACACCTGATTTCGTGGAAGGGGTCATCAACCTCCGAGGCCGCATCATACCAGTAATAGATTTACATAAGCGCTTCGGCCTGCCTGCGGCCGAGGCCGGCAACAGTACGCGGATAATGGTCGTGGATGTAAAGGGAATAACCGTAGGGATGATCGTAGACGCTGTTTCGGAAGTAGTCCGCCTGCCAGAAGAAAACATTGAGCCCCCGCCGCCTATAATTCAGGGAGTGGATGTGGCTTACCTGCGCGGCGTGGGTAAGTGGGGGGATAAACTCATCATTCTCCTCGACCTGGAACGGGTGTTGCGGGAAAGCGAACACGAGCAGCTTAAGGAACAGGTTGCCGCAGGGGTGGCCGAAACATGA
- a CDS encoding methyl-accepting chemotaxis protein, translated as MARLSLRRRRAGQDKGEVKGKEAKRSFFLARLKLRTKLMGGFLLVIAVFVAVVIIVNFNLQRISQVAEEVVKLQEQHELFTEMSNAIWDSYRRTTDYIINGSQTHVLSFQDSMERFDEAKGQLDQMELDDQARGFLGAMAMAAKSFRDSFEGTILKTSREDRMQALPILSFQMGAAVDNVNNVGSHLKQEMAVRRDEAQNQLHTAIIYTRSTLLTGLILAFLMGMAVAFLFTRLIGRPIAQIAAYADRVADGDLTVAALAVKSDDELGQLARAFNAMVAKLRELIGQARAMSTEVARSSQDLAQMSQELGEAARQVAVTAQEMARGAEHQAQQVSETATAIEGQASRVESVHNQAEEMATFSGLVVEKTGEGARTVEEANRQMEAIARRMEGLSRTVEELGRRSSEIGQIVGVISGIAEQTNLLALNAAIEAARAGEQGRGFAVVAEEVRKLAEQSAKASEQIVGLVNEIQKEMGRVVREMQEGVQDVARGTEVMGRCGRAFSAIEEAIGQLTDKIRDVTRKAEEMAEGARRIKEAAESLAAGTEEAAAGTQEVSAAAAQQTAGVEKIGQAAANLAQAAGALEAAVGQFKL; from the coding sequence GTGGCAAGGTTGTCGTTGCGTCGTCGCCGAGCGGGGCAGGACAAGGGGGAGGTGAAGGGCAAGGAGGCAAAAAGAAGTTTTTTCCTGGCCCGGCTAAAGCTGCGTACCAAATTAATGGGCGGCTTCCTTCTGGTCATTGCCGTCTTCGTGGCCGTCGTTATCATTGTTAACTTCAATCTCCAGCGCATTTCCCAGGTGGCCGAGGAAGTCGTCAAGCTTCAGGAGCAACATGAGTTATTTACCGAAATGTCCAATGCCATATGGGATAGTTACCGGCGGACTACCGACTACATTATCAACGGTTCCCAGACCCATGTTTTGAGTTTCCAGGACTCCATGGAGCGGTTTGACGAGGCCAAGGGCCAGCTGGACCAGATGGAACTGGACGACCAGGCCCGAGGGTTTTTGGGCGCCATGGCCATGGCCGCCAAGAGTTTTAGAGATAGTTTTGAAGGAACCATCCTCAAAACCAGCCGCGAAGATCGGATGCAGGCTCTCCCTATCTTGAGTTTTCAGATGGGGGCTGCGGTGGACAATGTCAACAACGTCGGGAGCCATTTAAAGCAGGAAATGGCCGTCCGGCGGGATGAGGCCCAGAATCAGTTACATACCGCCATTATCTATACTAGGTCCACCCTCCTGACGGGCCTCATACTGGCCTTCCTCATGGGTATGGCGGTGGCGTTCCTTTTCACCCGCCTTATCGGCCGTCCTATAGCTCAAATTGCAGCCTACGCCGACCGGGTAGCGGACGGGGATCTTACCGTGGCCGCCTTAGCCGTTAAATCCGACGACGAGCTGGGGCAGCTGGCACGGGCCTTTAACGCCATGGTGGCCAAACTGCGAGAGCTCATCGGCCAGGCCAGGGCTATGTCCACCGAAGTGGCCCGCTCCAGCCAGGACCTGGCCCAGATGTCCCAGGAGCTGGGGGAAGCGGCCCGGCAGGTGGCGGTTACCGCCCAGGAAATGGCGCGGGGTGCCGAGCACCAGGCACAGCAGGTGAGCGAGACGGCCACGGCCATCGAGGGCCAGGCTAGCAGGGTGGAAAGCGTCCACAACCAGGCTGAGGAAATGGCCACCTTTTCCGGGCTGGTGGTGGAGAAGACCGGGGAGGGGGCCCGCACGGTAGAAGAGGCCAACCGCCAGATGGAAGCCATTGCCCGGCGGATGGAAGGCCTGTCCCGTACCGTGGAGGAGTTGGGGCGGCGCTCTTCCGAGATAGGCCAGATTGTAGGCGTCATCTCCGGCATAGCCGAGCAGACCAACCTCCTGGCCCTCAATGCGGCCATTGAGGCAGCGAGGGCCGGCGAGCAGGGGCGCGGGTTTGCCGTGGTAGCCGAGGAGGTGCGGAAGCTGGCCGAACAGTCGGCCAAGGCCAGTGAACAGATAGTTGGGCTCGTGAACGAGATCCAGAAGGAAATGGGCAGGGTTGTCCGCGAGATGCAGGAAGGGGTCCAGGACGTAGCCAGAGGAACAGAGGTAATGGGGCGGTGTGGCCGGGCCTTCAGCGCCATCGAGGAAGCCATCGGCCAGCTTACCGACAAGATTCGGGATGTAACCCGGAAGGCCGAGGAAATGGCGGAGGGAGCCCGTAGAATCAAAGAGGCGGCCGAAAGCCTGGCCGCGGGTACGGAAGAGGCGGCGGCGGGTACCCAGGAGGTTTCGGCCGCTGCCGCCCAGCAGACCGCCGGGGTGGAAAAGATCGGCCAGGCTGCCGCCAACCTCGCCCAGGCGGCAGGCGCCCTGGAGGCAGCGGTAGGGCAGTTCAAATTATAA